The genomic stretch AATTTCGCCATTTACCACTTCTTCTGAAACTACGACAAAATCTAATTTTTCTACCCAAAAATCTCTCACTGCAGCTTGATTTTCTACATATAACATCACTTGACCAATTTTTTCAACCATCGTTCATCGTCCCCTCGTCATTTCTTTTTCTTTTAGTCCAAACTCCGCATAAAAGTCACGCTTCATTTCTAATAAATAGCGCAAATCATTCATAAATTGGAATAAAATCGCTCTATTTTCAAATTCTGCTCGTGTCTCTGGGAGCTTACTACTTCGAAACTCATGCACCATCTTAGTAATTTCCGCCACTAAATCCTCTGCTGTATTATGCTCATCTAACGTCTGTGCTGTTTTTTCTGTAATTTCTGCCAGCGCCATACTTTGCTCAGAAGAATGATCAAACGCGACTAAATGCCGTTTCATCTGTGTTAAAATTCGATATTGCACAAGCCGCATATCGACGTACTGCGAATAATAGTGGGAAGAAGCAAAAAACTGATTGTCTAAATTTCTTGCTGCTTTTTCCTGTGCATAGTCTAATGTACCCTTTAATTGATTTAATAAGCCAAACTCATCATGATACTCCGACTGATTCCGAAGCCCTTGCGTCATTTCCGTCAAAATTTGCCGCATAATTGCTTCTATTTTTTGTTGGCTGCGTTTTAATTCGTCTTCCATTTTTGGCATATATAAATTTAAAATAATCGCTATGCCAGCGCCAACTGCCATAAGTAACAGTTCATTTTTAAACCAGAAAAAGGATAATGATTGTTCGAGTAAAATATGCGATACGAGTACCGAGCTCACAACAATTCCGTCAGCAACATGCAGTCTTACAGCAAGCGGAATAAAAATCAGTAAATAAAGTCCAAAACTCACCGCGTTATAACCAATGAGCATGAAAAATACGGCAGCAATAGATAGTGCCAAAACGGTCGAATAAACCCGCTGAATCGCTAGTTGTAAAGACCCTTTTTTCGTATTTTGTACACTTAAAATTGCGATAATCCCTGCCGAAACTGCATATTCCAAGTGTAGCCATTCCGCCAAAATTATCGCCAGTGTCGCTGCAATCGCGGTTTTCACCGTTCGCATTCCAATCCGCATATGTCCACTCCCCTTTCTATGTCCAACCTATCATAGCACGAAAGCGAAAATCGCAAAAGAAAAACCTTGAAGATCATTCCTCAAGGTCCTACATTATTCTTCATCTAGTGTTTTTTTGAAACGTGCTCGGAAAAAGTATCCTAAACCGACCACAACAAGTATCGCAATGACGCTATAAATTATTGTTGAAAAGCTATCCATAAAAACAACAATTTCATTCCATGACTCCCCAAGCACAGCTCCAAGTCCAATTAAAACTGTATTCCAAAGTAAGCTTCCCGCGGTCGTCAAAATTAGAAACCTCGACATTTTCATCTTGGTCATCCCAGCTGGAATCGAAATCAGGCTTCGTATTAGTGGAATCATTCTACATAAAAATACAGCCCAACTTCCATATTTCAAAAAGAAACTTTCTGCGCGTTCAATATCAGATTCCTTCAGCCGCAAAATCCGGCCGTATTTTAATACAATTTTCGTGAGTCGTTCTTTACCAAAATAAGAAGCGACTTTATACAGTAAAATTGCGCCCACAACAGAACCTAGTGTTGCTACAATAATCACCATCACGACATTCAATGATGTAACTGTCGTCATAAATCCACCAAAAGTTAAGATAATCTCAGAGGGAATAGGTGGAAACAAGTTTTCAACCATAATCAAAACAAAAATACCTATATAGCCAAAATCAGCCATAATACTTGTAATCCAAGTTTCCAAAAAACACACTCCTGTACTTTATTTCCCTTTTAAAGTAAGTGCTTGCTTTTCAATTCTACTATACTAGCTCTACTTTTTCAATCAATTTGGTAAAAGAAAAAGAATTTGGCATTTTACACACCAAATTCTTTTAAATTTATTTTGCAACTAGTCGCATTTGTACAGCTTCTATTCTTAAACTTTCTCCTGTTGTTCCTGCTGTTGCTCCATCTTTAACCCAACTTTGCCAACCTTTATTTTGGACATGCGCTCTATACTGCACACTATAATTTTTAGCCATATTTCCAGTTAATTTCACTTGGAAAGCTTCCAGACGTTTTGACTGTCCACGAGTTCCAGAAATTTCCCCATTTTTCAACCAACCTTGCCATCCACTACCTTGTACATGTGAGCGATATTGAATATCTCCAGAATACGGCATCCCTGATAAACTAATTTTCATTGCTTCTGCTCGTAAGCCAAGGCCAACTGTGCCCGAAGTCATACTATTAGCAACGTTTCCCATCCATCCCTTACTTTGGACGTGGAGCTCGTAATTTATCCCTTTTTGTTTGCTTACAGAAAGATTATTGTCAAACGCCCAAGTATAAATATTATTTAGTTTTTCTTTTGTTATTCTTGTACCAAAGTTGTCCCCGGTACCATTTAAATATTCATATGCGTTTACTGCTAAAATCTGTTTTTTAGAATTATAAACACCACTACCACTACTACCACCTGTTGTATCTAATCTATAAAAAACATTATTTGCAGTGACTTGAGAGATATTTCCAGTTTGAGTGTACAATTTCCCTTTTTTGTCACCATGATAACCACTAATAGTAATTGCACCAGATGTATTAGTTGTTAACCCCATTGTTCCAGTTTTTGTCCCAATATTTTTATCTAATTTAATAACACCATAATCTTCTGTAGAAGGTTCTTTTTTTGTCCATTCTTTTGGAACATACATTTTTCTTGCTTTTGCTGTTCCAAAAGGAGCTTTCGTGCCATTATATCCAGGATATACAGTCACTTTTTTTGCCCATCCACCATCTTTTTTACCATATAAACAATGAGCGGCTGTAAGTACAGAATCTTCACCAATCAATTGTCCACTACCTATATAAGTTTTTCCATTTGGAAATTCCATTACAAGGTAAGCGCTCGTTGAATATGGATATTGAGTTGTATTTGTTACAAGTTTTCTACCATCTCCGCCAAAAATCGTTTTTAAACCTGGGGTTAGAACGGCTTCCTCATTTTCAATAGTTAATCCTGATAAATCAACCTCAACTTCATCAGATGTATCTAACGTCCCCGTTGTTGAATTAACATCTTCTAAATCACTAATCTCATCGACTATAAACTCTTCTCCGTCATTTGTTACCGTTTCCCCAACTATCTTTTCATCGATTGGGGCTTCCTCTGCTGCTTGTGCAACAATTCCTCCACCTAATAAAAATAGAGCAAAAGCAAGCATCAAAGTAAATATTCTAAGCTTTTTCATAGTTGCATCTCCTTTTTTTGTCTATTAGCAAATAAATATATCAAAAAATCACTTGATTGTATCGCATTGTTGAAACTTAAATTAGTTTAAAACTTCCCAATATAAGTCAATTTTCTTAGTAGCTATTTTTGACATATTTATTTACTGTATAACTATAATAACATATTCACAATCATACTGTACTATGCAGCTAGCATTATTTAGAACTCAAAGCATATTAAAAAGCAGCCAAAATATATCAGCTGCTTTGTAGTTTACATCTTTAATTCTGCTTTACTCGCGAAAAATCCTGCTAAACGATTTTTCACTTTTCGGATGCCGCCAGCTTCATCACTTTCTAAATTCATCGGCATTACCGGTTCATGTAAGCTCATTCGTAGTAAGAACCAGCCTTCACCAATCGCACCTTTCGTATTCACACGAATTCCTTCTTGGTTCACAGGTTCTAATTCCATATCCGGATCAGCTTCTACGAAAGTCAGAAAATCAGCTAGAACTTCTTTTCCATAAGCTTTAAAATCGGTTGCGGTAATACTCAAACGAATTTCTTCGCTTTCAGCCGGTTCTCTTAAATCGGCTATTAAATCTGGCAAATCTTTTCCATTTTTTCGTAAAGTGGCATAAGTCATTAAAATTTTGGCAATGAGATAAGCGCCATCATCCAAGAAATAATTTTCTTTTAATGCGGCATGACCACTTACTTCGATAGCAATTTCTGATGGTGTTCCGTCTGCATTTAGGCGCAGTGCTTCATTGATAACATTACGATAACCACGTTTAAATCGGTGTTGTTTCCCGCCTTTTGCCTCGATAAAGGTTTGCAAATGCCCAGATGTTGTGGAGTCAGTCACGATAGTTGTTCCTGGTTTTTCTTCTAAAATAATACTAGAGATAACAGCAATTAATGGGTTGCGGTTTAAACTTTCGCCATTTTTATCCATAATCGCAGCACGGTCTACATCCGTATCAAAAATCACGCCTAAATCCGCTCCACTAGCAAGGACCGCTTTTTTCAAACTAGCCATAGCTTCCTCATTGTCAGGGTTCGGAATATGATTAGGAAAATTTCCATCCGGATCTAAAAACTGGCTTCCAGAAATGTCTGAGCCAAGTTCTGCCAATACTTTCTCAGCAAAAAAGCCGCCAGCGCCGTTCCCTGCATCGACAATAATATGGCTTCCTAGAAGTGGCTTCATTTTGTCAGCTGCATCTGTGATTCCAGCTCTAATTTTATCCGTTAAGTCTGCTGCATATGTAGAAAGTAAATCTTGTTTTGTTACCTTCCCAAGATTTAGTCCATTTTCTATGAATGATTTATCTGCGTGAGCCACGATATAATCAATATCTTCGTGTTCAGCTCCACCAGATTTCGTAAATAATTTTAGTCCATTATACATAAAAGGTAAGTGGCTCGCTGTAATCATAATGCCGGCATCGCAGTTATAGTCTTCGTACTGAGTTGCCATAAACATGGCCGGCGTAGTTGCAAGCCCTACATCCACCACATTGATTCCTGCAAAAGTTAACCCTTTGACAAGTGCCGCTTTTAAACGTTCAGCTGAAAGTCTGCTATCATGGCCAATTGCCACTTTCGCTTGACCTTCCACTTTTTTCTCCTCTTTTAGCCATTTCGCAAAGCCATAAGCAATCTTTTCTACACGTTCGTCTGTTAGCGTAATCTGATATTTTTCCGTAGCAATAGCTATTCCACGTATGTCTGATCCGTTTTGCAGTGCTTCTAACGCTTTCGTTTCTGATTGATTCATGTCATTCCTCCAGCTTCTGTATTTTTCCCCTTCATTATAGCTTAAATTGCGAAATTTTCACATAGCTTTTACAAAAGATGTGCTCTATTCGCGATAATAATTTGCAAGTCAACGGTTAATTCTTCCGGTGGGTTTCCCAGTAATTCGCTTTTTTTATCCGCTTCAATATGCCAACCAAGTGGCGTCATTTCAAGAAAATCTGCAAATAATTCTTTGGCAATCGGCGCTTTGTAGGTCACTCGTTCGACATGTTCTACGCTTAACTTTTCTGCTAATCGTGATGTGACCGACTCATTCGAATAACTACTTTTCTCATCAACATAAATAAATTCACGTAATTCGCGTAAATAATTCGCTTCTGGCACTACTTTTAACAAAAACCCATCCTTCTTTAAAAGCCGTTTGAACTCCACGTAATTCGATGGCGATAAAATATTTAAAATGACATCCGCCGTCTCTGCTTGATTCGGACAATTGGCTAAATCAGCTACCGTCCAAGAAGTACCAGGATAGTCGCGTGCCGCTTGTTTCACTCCCTCTTTGGCGATATCTAAGCCAACCGCTTGGACATTAACACCAGTCGCTTGTAAATTTGATACGACTCGCGCCAAATGACTTCCTTCCCCGCAACCCGCATCATATAAAACAAGTTGTTCTTTTTTCTTCTCCGCAATAATTTCTGTCACTCGTTCGATTAATTTTTCAAAAAAGCCACTCGCAATCACTTTTTTACGGGATTCGAATAATGCTTGATCGTATTTTGTTTTATGCGCTTGTTTTAGTAAATGTACGTAACCTGGTTTGGCGATATCAAACCCGTGACCTTCTAGGCATACAAATGACTGCGGCTCTTTAAACTCGAATGCTTCGCCACAAATCGGACAAGCAAGAAGCGCCATATTTTCTTTCAAAGCGCGTTTATTTATCTCCATTTTTGATAACAATTAATACTCACTCCACTCGAAAAACGTTGCCCGCAAACAGGCAACGTTTCTACTAATTTCTTTCATACGTATAAAAAGTGTAATTGTACTTATTTTTTTCATCTTTTTCATGGAATTCTTTCGCCACTTCGGAAAAATTCTCCCAATCCACTTCAGGAAACGCAGTATCAGCCTCAAACTCTGCATCAATTTTTGTCACAATCAGCTGATCTGCCACATCCATAAATAAACGATAGATTTCTGCACCACCAACTATATAGATTGTTTCCCCTGTCTCAGCAAGAGCTAAAACAGCTTCTTTTGAATGAAGTATCTCTGCATCATCTAACTTGAGACCTTGATCTCGTGTCAATACGATTGTCTTTCTATTTGGTAAAGCTTTTCCTAACGATTCATAGGTTTTTCGCCCCATGACAAGTGTTTTCCCAGTCGTCGTTTTTTTGAAAAACTGCAAATCTCCTGGTAAGTGCCACGGCATTTTGTTATCTTTTCCAATATTACCAGCGCGGTCTTGTGCCCAAACAAAAATAATCATCCAAGAAAACCTCCCTTATACTGAAATTGGTGCTTTAATTGCTGGATCTGGATTATAACCATCCAGTGAAATATCCGCTACATCAAAATCAAAAATCGTTGCTGGTTTATCTGAAAGCACTAATTTTGGAAGTTTGTGCGGTGTTCTAGACAACTGTTCTTTCACTTGCTCAATATGATTATTATAAAGATGCGCATCACCCATTGTATGGATAAACTCACCAACTTCCAGCCCTACTTCACGTGCAATCAGGTGTGTTAGAAGTGCATAGCTTGCAATATTAAACGGTACACCAAGGAAAATATCGGCACTACGTTGATACAGCTGACATGATAATTTTCCGTCCGCTACATAAAATTGGAATAGCGAATGACATGGCGGTAAAGCCATATTCGGAATATCTTCTGGATTCCAAGCAGACACAATCAAACGACGCGAGTTCGGATTCGTTTTAATCATTTCAATCAAATCCGCTAACTGATCAATTGTTTCTCCTTGTGAAGTCTTCCATTCGCGCCATTGTTTACCGTAAATATTACCTAGCTCACCGTATTTATTCGCGAACGCTTCGTCTTCTAAAATCCGAGCTTTAAACTTCTCCATCTCCGCTTGATACACTTCTTTGAAAGCTGAATCACGCTCAGCACGCAGTCCAAAGTCAGTCATATCTTCGCCTTTATAATCATCGCTTTTCACAAAACGCTCAAAAGCCCATTCATTCCAAATATTATTATTATGCTGTAAAAGGTAGCGAATATTCGTATCTCCATGTAAAAACCATAGCAGTTCACTTACTACAAGTTTAAATGGTACCCGTTTTGTTGTCATAATCGGAAAGCCCTCTTGTAAATCAAAACGCATTTGATAACCAAATGTGCTGATTGTTCCAGTTCCAGTGCGATCTCCTTTTTGTGTTCCATTCTCTAAAACGTACTTTTCTAAATCCAAATATTGTTTCATCGTTCGCACTCCTTATTCCGCGTATTGTGATAAAAATTCCCAGCGTTCCATCATTTGTTCGAGCTCCGTTTCTTTTGCCGTGATGAGTTCGCTAATTTCTGCTGCTTTTGTAAAGTCTGCTCCGGTTTGTTCCAATGTTTCATTAAGCGATTCAATGGTTTGTTCTAATTCACTAATGGCATCTTCAATTCCGTCCCACTCGAGTTGTTCTTGGTAGGTGAGTTTAACTTTCTCTTTTTTCTCAGGTGCTGCCTTTTCGACCGAAGTATTCGCCATTTTTTTCATTGATTTCGCTGGTTTTGCTTTAGCCTCCAGCTCTTTCAAATAATCACTATATTCACCGTAGAAAATTTCTACTTCACCAATTGCTCGGAAAACGAGCAATTTGTTTACGACTTTATCGAGGAAATATCTATCATGGCTAACCGTAATTACGGTACCATTGAATGATTCTAAATAGTCTTCTAATACGGTTAATGTTTGCGTATCTAAGTCATTAGTCGGCTCATCCAGTAATAAGACATTTGGTCGTTCCATCAAAATGCGAAGTAAGAATAACCGTCGTTTTTCTCCACCTGATAAGCTACCAATTTTCTTCCCGTGGGAATTTGGTGGGAATAAAAATCGTTCTAACATCGCACTCACACTGATTACTTCGCCACCAGAAGTTGTGACTTGCTCTCCCGCTTCTTGCAAATAAGCAATCATTCGCATATCCGGGTCCATTTCTTCATTTTGTTGCGTATAGTAACCGATTTGTACGGTTTGACCTGTGACTACTTCCCCAGCATCTGGCGCTAGTTTTCCAGCCAACATGTTCAGTAAAGTCGATTTTCCAGTTCCGTTGTTCCCTGTAATACCAAGGCGTTCACCAGGTTGGATAATCAAGCTGAAATCCTGCAATACTTGTTTTTCATCAAAGCGTTTTTCCAAGTTTTTCAGTTCGAAAACATCTTTTCCAAGACGACTAGTAACAAAATCAATCGCCAGTTCTGAGTCATCGGTTTTTGTTTTCACTTTTTTCTCTAAATCGTGGAAACGGTCTTGTCTGGCATTTTGTTTAGTGGCGCGCCCTTGAGGACCGCGACGCATCCATGCTAGTTCCTTACGATAAAGGTTTTTATTTTTCTCAGATTCACGGACTTCGTTTTCCATCCGAATGGCTTTAGATTCCATGAATTTCTCGTAGTTCCCAACGTATCGATAAGCCGAACCCCGGTCGAGCTCCACCATGTGATTTGTCACTCGGTCAAGAAAATAACGATCATGGGTAACAAGCAAGACAGCCCCTTTAAAGCGATTTAAATATTCTTCCAACCAACGAATTGACTGAAAATCCAAGTGGTTGGTAGGCTCGTCCAAAATGAGTAAATCTGGCGTCTCGATTAAGACTTGCGCCAAACCTACCCGTTTTCGTTGCCCACCAGAAAGCTCGCTTATTTTCGCGGTTAAATCTGTAATTCCTAAACGCTCCAAAATCGTTTTCGCTTCTGTGTTCATATCCCAAGCCGCACTAGCATCCATTTCTTGGCTGGCGGCTGTATAAGCATCGTGTAATTTGGTATTTTCCGCATCAAGTGACATCGCAAGTAACACTTCTTCGTACTTGCGCATTGCCCGAAGCGCCGCAGTATCCCCGTCAAAAACAGCCGAAAGAACTGTATCTTCTTCATTAAATTCAGGATCTTGCGCCAAATAACCAATCGTATAATCTTTTGCTTTCGTAACAGTACCTTTATCCCCAGATTCACTACCAGAAATAATTTGCAATAACGTCGATTTCCCGGTACCATTTACACCGATTAAACCAATACGTTCGCCCTCTGTTATCGTTAGCGAGATATTTTCAAACAGGCTTTTTTCACCATATGTTTTTGTTAAATTTTCCACTTTTAATTGTTTCATTTAGTCCCATCCATTTCCTGTTCGTCCTTATCTATTCTAGCTGAAAACATAGAACATAGCAATTGCTTAAGATGAAAAAAGTTCCAAAAGCGGCTCTTCCACTTTTGGAACTTTTACTTTTAAAATAAACCTTGTGCATTCCCATTTTCATCGACATCCATATTAAGTGCCGCTGGTTTTTTCGGTAAACCTGGCATCGTCATTACATCGCCTGTTAAAGCAACGACAAAACCAGCACCAAGTTTTGGAATGAATTCGCGAATGTGAATAACAAAATCAGTTGGGCGTCCAAGTAATGTTGGGTCATCCGATAAGGAATATTGGGTTTTCGCCATACAAATCGGATAGCGGTCCCAACCATATTTTTTGAATTCAACGATTTGTTTCTGCGCCTTGCTGGAAAGTTCCACACCAATACCACCGTAAACCTTCGTCACAATCGCTTCTAGTTTTTCTTCTATCGACCACGCATCATCATAAATGCGTTTGTAGTCCGCTTCTCCACTTTCAACAGCCGCAATGACTTTATCCGCGAGTTCAAGGCCACCGTCGCCGCCTTTTTCCCAAACTTCTGTCAGAGAGAAAGGAATGCCGTGTTCTTCGCAAAGTGCTTCTAATTTCGCTACTTCTGCGTCAGAATCGGTAATGAATTTATTAATGGCTACAACATAAGGAATACCAAATGTTTGAATAGATTCCGTATGTTTTTGTAAATTAGTAAAACCTTTAGCTAGCGCATCCACATTTTCTTCGCTAAGCTCGGTTTTCAAAGCGCCACCGTGCATTTTCAGTGCGCGAATCGTTGCTACAATAACAACGCAATCTGGCGCTTTTCCAAGGGCAGGAACTTTAATATCTAAAAATTTCTCGGCACCAAGGTCTGCACCAAATCCAGCTTCTGTCACTACATACTCACCTAGTCGAAGTGCTGTGCTTGTCGCAGAAACACTATTACATCCGTGAGCAATATTAGCAAAAGGTCCACCGTGTACGATGGCAGGTGTATGTTCTAATGTTTGCACCAAATTAGGTTTTAAAGCATCTTTTAATAGTAAGGTTAGAGCGCCTTCGTAGCCCATTTCGCCAACTGTAATTGGTTCTTTTTTATAGTTATAACCGATCACGATTTCACTTAAACGTTTCTTTAAATCTTTTAAATCACTTGCTAAACAAATGATCGCCATAATTTCAGAAGCAACCGTAATATCAAAACCGTCTTCACGTGGAACCCCTTGAATAGGACCTCCAAGACCAACAACCACTTTTCGAAGTGCACGGTCGTTCAAATCAACTACACGTTTCCAAACGATTCTTCTACCGTCAATATCTAGGTCATTCCCTTGTTGCATATGGTTATCAATAAATGCCGATAAAGCATTATTAGCTGCTGTAATTGCGTGGAAATCACCAGTAAAATGTAAATTAATATCTTCCATTGGAATAACCTGCGCGTATCCGCCACCTGTTGCCCCGCCCTTAATACCCATGGTAGGTCCGAGCGATGGTTCGCGAAGTGCAATAACGGTTTTCTTATCTTTTTTAGAGAGTGCGTCGCCAAGACCAACTGTCACTGTCGATTTCCCTTCACCAGCAGGCGTTGGGTTAATCGCCGTAACAAGAACAAGTTTTCCTGGTTCTTTATCTTTTAGCGAGTGAATGGTATCATAGGATAACTTTGCTTTATACTTTCCGTAAAGTTCGAGTGCATCTGCGTCTAGTCCTAAATGTTCCGCAATAGTCGTAACTGGTAGAATTTCTGCTTTTGATGCAATTTCAATATCTGATTTCACTTTATTTGACATGATATCCCCTCCGAATATGTATATTGTAACAAAGAATTAAGATGTTTTGGCTTCTTTAGTGCATCAAAAAAGCGCGACACCAAGCGATGTAACACCATTTTGATTCTAAAGTAAAGCCTGATTGCGCAAAAATCAACATCTCAACCTTGGATTACCGTTATTCCTTTGTTTCTGGTTTGGTCGTCTCCATCGCCTTGAGCGTCTTCAGTGCATCCGGATGATTTTCAAAAAACTGAACAACATCTCCAATTCGGTCAATCGAGTTCCAGCTCAAGTGGTGTTCAATACCTTCCACATCATGATAAATATGGGACGGATCTACGCCAATAATACTTAAAAAACTCTCTAATAATGCATGTCTTTCTAGGAGCCTTTTCCCCATTTGTGTTCCTTTAGGCGTCAAAATTAATCCACGATATTTCTCATAGATTAAATATTCGTCTTTATCCAGTTTCTGCACCATTTTTGTTACAGAGGAAGGATGGACAAATAGCTCATCAGCAATATCCGAAACCCTGGCATAACCTTTCGTCTCAATAAGGGAATAGATTTTTTCAATATAATCTTCCATACTAGGTGTTGGCATAGCTATACCCTCCAACTTAAATTCTTTCACATAGCCAATTGTACTATAATATCGCCCTTTCTAAAAGCAATTACCCTTTCAAAAACGAAATTTCTCCTAGAGCGGTCTTCCGAAAAAAAACCGTAATTAGTACCAATTTAAGACATTTAAGTCAAAAGTATGCCCTTACAAGTCCAAAAATTTAAAAAATATCGAAAATCAGCTTGACGTTTATAGGTATTTTGATTTATAGTGTTAGTATCATATGCGGCAACGCTATGAACTGAAAAGGTAGTATTTGCGAGAAATTTTTTTAAGTTAAAATGAAAGCGTTTTAACAAATGATTCTAGCAATTATTAGCCATACTTAGGAGGATTTATTTCAATGCAAAATGGGAAAGTAAAATGGTTTAACAATGAAAAGGGTTACGGTTTTATCGAATCAGACGGCGGCGAAGATATTTTCGTTCACTTCACAGCGATCCAAGGTGATGGCTACAAATCTTTAGAAGAAGGCCAAGCGGTAACATTTGAAGTAGTAGAAGGTAATCGCGGCGCTCAAGCAGCCAATGTAGAAAAAGCCTAATCCAGTTGCCAAATAGACACGGACTTAAAACCGGTATCCTTTTACCGGTTTTTTTATTGCAAAAAAATAGCTTTCCTTCTATAATAAAGCCACATCTATTCATCTAAATAGGAGGCACATAATATGGAAGTTTTCGTCGATGGTGCAAGTGCGGGAAATCCTGGACCAAGTGGGGCTGGAATCGTCTTAAAAGCAGAAGGTATTTATGAACAATTCGCCATTCCGCTCGCAGTTATGACGAATCATGAAGCAGAATTTATTGCGATTAAACTCGGACTGGAAGAAGCCATAAAAAAACAAGCTACATTAATTCGTCTATACTCAGATTCGAAAGTTGCAATCGAAGCAATTCATAAACGACATGCGAAAAATCCTTTATTCAAGCCGCATTTAGAAGCAATTTTAGAAATGGCCGATTCATTTGAATTGTTTTTTGCTGAATGGCGTAATGTAAGTCAAAATAAACAAGCCGACCAACTTGCGCGCCAGGCTATAAAAAAACAGAAGCAACCTGGAGTCAAATAACCAGATTGCTTCTATTTTTTATTCGATATCGCGCGTTAACGTTTTTAAACCGTATTTTTCAACTACAGCAAAAGCATCCTCGCGGAAACCGTCATATTTCAAGCTAGGCAAGTCTATTTCTAGTGGGACTTCTGTATGAATCCGAGCTAATTTTTGACTTAATTCTAGCATCGCTAAGTCTTCTTGGATTTTGGTTTGTTGCGCTGGTTTCAGTTTATCCAGGTTGTTCAAGACGCCTTCAATAGACTCAAATTCTTGAATAAGCTTAATCGCTGTTTTTTCACCGATTCCACGAACACCCGGATAACCATCTGAAGTGTCGCCCATTAATGCTTTCACATCAATAAATTGTCTTGGAGAAATACCCATCTCTTCAAAAAATGTCGCTTCATCATATCGTTTATAATTGCCGTAACCTTTTTGCATAATCCAGACATCATTCGTCGGTGCGATTAGTTGCAGTAAATCTTTGTCGCCACTTAAAACAGTTGTAGCAATCGTATTACTCGCTTGAACGGTAATTGTCCCAATACAATCATCTGCTTCAAAACCCGGCACACCTAAATTGACAAAGCCAAATCCAGCAGCTACCTCTTTCGCTAAATCAAACTGCGGAATCATTTCTTCTGGTGGCGCTGTTCTGCCTGCTTTATAACCATCATATAATTCATTTCGAAATGTTTGCGACCCCATATCCCAGCAAATTAGTGTATGCGTTGGGTTACTCTGGCGAATCGCTGCAAACATGTGGCGCATAAAACCTTGCACCCCATTCGTCGGGATTCCATGTTGGTTAAACATAAATTGTTTGGAAA from Listeria monocytogenes ATCC 19117 encodes the following:
- a CDS encoding thymidylate synthase, with translation MKQYLDLEKYVLENGTQKGDRTGTGTISTFGYQMRFDLQEGFPIMTTKRVPFKLVVSELLWFLHGDTNIRYLLQHNNNIWNEWAFERFVKSDDYKGEDMTDFGLRAERDSAFKEVYQAEMEKFKARILEDEAFANKYGELGNIYGKQWREWKTSQGETIDQLADLIEMIKTNPNSRRLIVSAWNPEDIPNMALPPCHSLFQFYVADGKLSCQLYQRSADIFLGVPFNIASYALLTHLIAREVGLEVGEFIHTMGDAHLYNNHIEQVKEQLSRTPHKLPKLVLSDKPATIFDFDVADISLDGYNPDPAIKAPISV
- a CDS encoding ABC-F family ATP-binding cassette domain-containing protein, with the protein product MKQLKVENLTKTYGEKSLFENISLTITEGERIGLIGVNGTGKSTLLQIISGSESGDKGTVTKAKDYTIGYLAQDPEFNEEDTVLSAVFDGDTAALRAMRKYEEVLLAMSLDAENTKLHDAYTAASQEMDASAAWDMNTEAKTILERLGITDLTAKISELSGGQRKRVGLAQVLIETPDLLILDEPTNHLDFQSIRWLEEYLNRFKGAVLLVTHDRYFLDRVTNHMVELDRGSAYRYVGNYEKFMESKAIRMENEVRESEKNKNLYRKELAWMRRGPQGRATKQNARQDRFHDLEKKVKTKTDDSELAIDFVTSRLGKDVFELKNLEKRFDEKQVLQDFSLIIQPGERLGITGNNGTGKSTLLNMLAGKLAPDAGEVVTGQTVQIGYYTQQNEEMDPDMRMIAYLQEAGEQVTTSGGEVISVSAMLERFLFPPNSHGKKIGSLSGGEKRRLFLLRILMERPNVLLLDEPTNDLDTQTLTVLEDYLESFNGTVITVSHDRYFLDKVVNKLLVFRAIGEVEIFYGEYSDYLKELEAKAKPAKSMKKMANTSVEKAAPEKKEKVKLTYQEQLEWDGIEDAISELEQTIESLNETLEQTGADFTKAAEISELITAKETELEQMMERWEFLSQYAE
- a CDS encoding formate--tetrahydrofolate ligase, with protein sequence MSNKVKSDIEIASKAEILPVTTIAEHLGLDADALELYGKYKAKLSYDTIHSLKDKEPGKLVLVTAINPTPAGEGKSTVTVGLGDALSKKDKKTVIALREPSLGPTMGIKGGATGGGYAQVIPMEDINLHFTGDFHAITAANNALSAFIDNHMQQGNDLDIDGRRIVWKRVVDLNDRALRKVVVGLGGPIQGVPREDGFDITVASEIMAIICLASDLKDLKKRLSEIVIGYNYKKEPITVGEMGYEGALTLLLKDALKPNLVQTLEHTPAIVHGGPFANIAHGCNSVSATSTALRLGEYVVTEAGFGADLGAEKFLDIKVPALGKAPDCVVIVATIRALKMHGGALKTELSEENVDALAKGFTNLQKHTESIQTFGIPYVVAINKFITDSDAEVAKLEALCEEHGIPFSLTEVWEKGGDGGLELADKVIAAVESGEADYKRIYDDAWSIEEKLEAIVTKVYGGIGVELSSKAQKQIVEFKKYGWDRYPICMAKTQYSLSDDPTLLGRPTDFVIHIREFIPKLGAGFVVALTGDVMTMPGLPKKPAALNMDVDENGNAQGLF
- the mntR gene encoding transcriptional regulator MntR encodes the protein MPTPSMEDYIEKIYSLIETKGYARVSDIADELFVHPSSVTKMVQKLDKDEYLIYEKYRGLILTPKGTQMGKRLLERHALLESFLSIIGVDPSHIYHDVEGIEHHLSWNSIDRIGDVVQFFENHPDALKTLKAMETTKPETKE
- the cspD gene encoding cold-shock protein CspD; the protein is MQNGKVKWFNNEKGYGFIESDGGEDIFVHFTAIQGDGYKSLEEGQAVTFEVVEGNRGAQAANVEKA
- a CDS encoding ribonuclease HI family protein, with product MEVFVDGASAGNPGPSGAGIVLKAEGIYEQFAIPLAVMTNHEAEFIAIKLGLEEAIKKQATLIRLYSDSKVAIEAIHKRHAKNPLFKPHLEAILEMADSFELFFAEWRNVSQNKQADQLARQAIKKQKQPGVK